The Cryptococcus neoformans var. neoformans B-3501A chromosome 7, whole genome shotgun sequence genome window below encodes:
- a CDS encoding hypothetical protein (HMMPfam hit to Mo25, Mo25 protein family, score: 432.7, E(): 4.1e-127) — translation MNFFNRQKTRTPADTVKSLKDNITRLDNAPAGEASRKINEDISRQLSIVKILLSGEGDTEPNPDAVAQVANEVYAQDLLSSMVVHLGKFDFEARKDVCNIYGVLLRRQLGSRSPTVDTIATRPDIIFNTLKGYANQDIALNTGMILKEMLRYEPLARILLYSDQFYTFPSYIENTSFGISCDALANMKVCETLTRHKPMVAQYIEANYDRFFNMYNTLILSSNYVTKRQSLKLLGEILLDRANYNIMTRYIASEANLKMMMNFLRDKSRNIQFEAFHVFKVFVANPNKPPQIASILRRNKEKLLVFLREFHNDKDDEQFNDEKQFLIHQIQQL, via the exons ATGAACTTTTTCAATCGACAAAAGACACGGACGCCCGCGGACACAGTCAAGAGCCTGAAGGACAACATAACACGTCTAGATAATGCCCCGGCTGGAGAGGCAAGCAGAAAG ATTAATGAAGATATTTCTCGCCAACTGTCTATCGTCAAGATTCTTCTTTCTGGCGAAGGTGACACTGAGCCAAACCCGGATGCCGTTGCGCAAGTGGCAAACGAGGTGTATGCCCAGGATCTTCTTAGTTCAATGGTCGTCCATTTGGGCAAGTTTGATTTTGAG GCTAGGAAGGACGTTTGCAACATTTACGGCGTCCTGCTCCGTCGTCAACTGGGCAGTCGTTCACCCACTGTGGACACGATCGCTACCCGTCCcgacatcatcttcaacacACTCAAGGG GTATGCCAACCAAGATATCGCGCTCAATACCGGGATGATTCTGAAAGAAATGTTGCGGTATGAGCCGTTGGCGAGAATCTTGTTGTATTCCGATCA GTTCTATACATTCCCTAGCTATATCGAGAACACTTCATTTGGCATCTCTTGCGATGCGTTGGCTAACATGAaggtgtgt GAAACACTCACACGACACAAACCCATGGTTGCGCAATATATCGAGGCCAATTATGATCGA TTTTTCAACATGTACAACACTCTCATCCTTTCGTCCAACTACGTGACTAAACGACAGTCACTCAAGCTCCTGGGCGagattcttcttgatcgGGCCAATTACAATATCATGACGCGATATATCGCTTCGGAAGCCAatctgaagatgatgatgaatttTTTGCGAGATAAAAGCAGGAATATTCAATTTGAGGCGTTTCATGTTTTCAAG GTATTCGTGGCCAACCCGAACAAGCCTCCGCAGATTGCCAGTATCTTGCGTCGAAACAAGGAGAAGCTGCTAGTATTTTTAAGAGAATTTCATAATGACAAGGATG ATGAGCAATTCAAT GACGAAAAACAATTCCTTATCCACCAAA TTCAACAGTTGTAA
- a CDS encoding hypothetical protein (Match to ESTs gb|CF192065.1|CF192065, gb|CF192064.1|CF192064; HMMPfam hit to V-SNARE, Vesicle transport v-SNARE protein, score: 96.4, E(): 6.9e-26) has protein sequence MDSSPTALFENYDEDLKQLFGSLKSKLDGEAKSLTGEQRKAALKRVSEEIDEAEEIVAQMEVELPSMPTSIRQTYQGRLAASKQSLDKIRKTLKDLRLQSQRSDLLSGPGFPHGDDPYTDDPEPYSTRSRLLAGTQTLEDGTTRLDNAHRIALETEGVGSEILRNLRGQRDQLENTRDTASRHLVQADSSIDRAAGTLKKMIFKMYQQKFLSAGIIVVLVLLILLVLYSKFFG, from the exons ATGGACAGCTCACCAAC TGCACTCTTTGAGAATTATGATGAAGACCTCAAGCAACTCTTCGGCAGCTTGAAGAGCAAGCTCGATGGCGAGGCGAAGTCTCTCACTGGAG AGCAAAGGAAGGCGGCGCTGAAAAGGGTGTCTGAAGAGATTGACGAGGCAGAAGAGATT GTTGCTCAAATGGAGGTAGAACTCCCATCCATGCCTACATCCATCCGTCAAACATACCAAGGTCGTCTTGCAGCCTCCAAGCAGAGCCTTGACAAAATCAGAAAAACTCTT AAAGACCTCCGTCTCCAATCCCAACGATCTGATCTCCTCTCCGGACCTGGGTTCCCCCACGGAGACGACCCATACACCGACGATCCGGAACCTTACTCTACCCGATCCCGTCTACTAGCTGGCACGCAGACTCTTGAAGATGGCACCACCAGGCTCGATAATGCGCACAGGATTGCACTGGAGACTGAAGGTGTTGGATCTGAAATTCTTCGAAATTTGAGAGGGCAGAGAGATCAATTGGAGAACACTAGGGATACTGCAAGTCGCCAT CTTGTCCAAGCGGACTCTTCTATTGATCGAGCAGCGGGTACACTTAAGAAGATGATCTTCAA AATGTACCAACAAAAATTCCTCTCGGCAGGtatcatcgtcgtccttgtcctgctcatcctcctcgttcTCTACTCCAAGTTCTTTGGATAA
- a CDS encoding hypothetical protein (HMMPfam hit to He_PIG, Putative Ig domain, score: 41.6, E(): 2.2e-09) — protein sequence MFFAALALSLLSTTWAAPGLVYPLQDQLPPVARVGSEFTFDLLPGTFNSTSSISYTTSTLPSWLSWDTPTLSFYGTPASSDQGQGVITVTATDSSGSTRSNFTLLVTNYSVPGVHQSFYTQIRQPNLHDISSATILPEGTGVSIPPWWSFSLGFQPDTFRLSNDNNNNGRLYNGAHVRGTAGLPSWLQFDNETFTFTGVAPGEGTYTVVATGTDFWGYTGAQTSFIIEVGQGESIELAKDYNFTAVQTIAKGKVDYALDLGGILVGNETATKDELNITMASDEYDWLTFNSDTNVLSGIVPDSYQNGTTSPLSIPLNIASSNSSNTLSVIAWISMDIAPYFFSTYNLPNSTISPSKGFSFDISPYRTNSSADINATVTPTDAASWLTFHTENLTLEGTAPTSPKYNQVSVVFEAVVGNLAATTTLNVNITGISDTSESTGTAAVPTSTGSNTPSHHGGLSTGGKIALGVVFGILGLLIILALLLFFCCRRRRSNKNEEEDEKGPRASAPDLGDPFRRSYGLAHTQGAPVSTIGYSDTTAVTNRSPASLSSNATAVEKPHRMDGMKGIIHWDENDEEHLAQNPDFSQDFVGYPDVIATEDPIDESRADMSSDTRSMMSKSSRASWQSKSTFQWSSGEGTGEGSRVFGSQGEDVERASLGAVGGNVRMPTADSIPRPRADFTPKYPRHQSPAMLARLTGDDASSHDSFSEFNSSYDGIRDSFQSGSNFGASSGFDENSMMGTGSVFHTQSQMHSGSGSLGFGRSTLSRIGESTGFKSSDTEAESEEPAVVSTAHRTSFDNRQDSPRILTTDRATRDSQATSGMFDDAEEASRRSMIATNTGLGYPNSVIYFGSPQPHIEGLGAELEDGKGYTSQRSSNVPSESTARASTIRAVPFRENPLSPSLPQASSFIRHRRTNTASSGSQGSARLVPGSNAGVSTGANDGRVYATSNETFSMHPAIHPPPTVSLSAATWSSNPPSTYRAEVEGGGSLPTWLHFDARELELWGVPPLRAVGETTTVRILERLPRDARRADPMSFGYEPPQEKEVGRVIIEVNDKTKSPQFAFEGSPHAL from the exons ATGTTCTTTGCGGCTCTcgccctttcccttctctcgaCCACCTGGGCTGCGCCCGGTCTGGTGTATCCTCTACAAGATCAACTGCCTCCTGTTGCGCGAGTCGGCTCAGAATTCACATTCGACCTCTTACCAGGTACCTTCAACTCAACTTCCTCCATTTCGTACACGACTTCTACGCTCCCCTCATGGCTTAGCTGGGACACTCCTACTCTTTCTTTTTATGGTACGCCTGCCTCAAGTGATCAGGGACAAGGAGTTATCACCGTCACTGCAACAGATTCATCCGGATCGACGCGATCAAATTTCACGCTTCTTGTGACAAATTACTCTGTTCCTGGGGTCCACCAGTCATTCTACACCCAAATCAGACAACCAAATTTACACGATATTTCATCCGCAACCATTCTTCCGGAGGGTACTGGTGTGTCTATTCCCCCTTGGTggtctttttctttgggTTTTCAACCCGATACATTTAGACTGTCCAACGataacaacaacaacggcAGGCTCTACAATGGCGCCCATGTCCGAGGCACTGCCGGCCTTCCTTCATGGCTTCAATTTGATAACGAGACATTTACATTCACAGGTGTTGCTCCCGGTGAAGGAACCTACACTGTCGTCGCGACTGGTACAGATTTTTGGGGCTATACTGGCGCCCAGACAAGTTTCATAATCGAAGTTGGACAAGGCGAATCCATTGAGCTCGCAAAGGACTATAACTTTACCGCCGTGCAGACTATCGCCAAGGGCAAGGTGGATTATGCGCTGGACCTGGGCGGAATTTTGGTTGGAAACGAGACGGCTACTAAAGATGAATTGAATATCACGATGGCCAGTGATGAATACGATTGGCTAACGTTTAACAG CGACACCAATGTGTTGTCTGGTATTGTCCCCGACTCTTATCAAAATGGTACAACCTCGCCTCTCTCGATTCCCCTGAACATCGCGTCAAGCAACTCGTCCAACACCCTCTCAGTGATAGCTTGGATCTCCATGGATATCGCACCTTACTTCTTTTCCACGTACAACCTTCCGAATAGCACCATTTCGCCTTCAAAAGGATTTTCTTTCGATATTTCGCCGTACCGTACAAACAGTTCAGCTGACATCAATGCCACCGTCACGCCTACGGACGCTGCCAGCTGGTTGACTTTTCACACTGAAAATTTGACCCTGGAAGGCACCGCGCCCACCAGTCCAAAGTACAATCAAGTGTCAGTAGTCTTTGAGGCCGTAGTTGGCAATCTTGCGGCTACAACAACCCTCAATGTCAACATTACTGGTATCTCCGACACGTCCGAATCCACCGGTACGGCCGCTGTCCCTACTTCCACCGGCTCGAACACTCCTTCTCATCACGGCGGTCTCTCCACAGGCGGTAAAATTGCCCTCGGTGTCGTTTTTGGTATCCTGGGGTTGCTCATCATTCTTGCGCTTCTCTTGTTCTTTTGTTGTCGCCGTCGTCGAAGTAATAagaacgaggaggaagatgagaaaggGCCTCGTGCATCGGCTCCTGACTTGGGCGACCCCTTCCGTAGAAGCTACGGTCTTGCTCATACTCAAGGTGCCCCTGTCAGCACTATCGGCTATTCTGACACTACGGCCGTCACTAATAGAAGCCCGGCCTCGCTCAGCAGCAATGCCACTGCTGTCGAGAAGCCTCACCGTATGGACGGAATGAAGGGTATCATCCATTGGGAtgagaatgatgaagagcacCTGGCCCAGAACCCCGATTTCTCTCAGGACTTTGTTGGCTACCCAGACGTCATTGCCACGGAAGATCCTATTGATGAGTCAAGGGCAGACATGAGCTCTGACACCAGGTCTATGATGTCTAAAAGCTCAAGAGCAAGTTGGCAGAGCAAGTCAACTTTCCAGTGGTCTTCCGGTGAAGGTACAGGCGAAGGGTCAAGAGTATTTGGATCacaaggtgaagatgtCGAGAGAGCATCCTTGGGTGCGGTGGGAGGCAATGTTAGAATGCCAACAGCCGACAGTATTCCCCGTCCTCGAGCCGACTTCACTCCCAAGTATCCCCGCCACCAATCTCCTGCTATGCTCGCTCGCTTGACGGGTGATGATGCCAGTTCTCACGATTCATTTAGCGAATTTAATTCTTCTTATGACGGCATTCGAGACTCTTTCCAGAGCGGTTCCAACTTTGGCGCCAGCTCCGGCTTTGATGAAAACTCGATGATGGGTACTGGTTCAGTCTTTCACACTCAGTCACAGATGCACTCTGGCTCGGGTTCTTTGGGATTTGGTAGGAGCACACTGAGTCGAATTGGGGAGAGTACCGGATTCAAGTCAAGTGATACAGAGGCTGAAAGCGAAGAGCCGGCTGTCGTGTCCACAGCTCATCGAACGAGCTTCGACAACCGCCAGGACAGTCCTCGCATCCTTACCACTGATCGAGCTACTCGTGATAGCCAAGCCACGAGCGGGATGTTTGATGATGCAGAGGAGGCGTCTCGTCGTTCTATGATTGCCACCAACACTGGTCTCGGTTACCCCAATTCTGTCATCTACTTTGGCTCTCCCCAACCTCACATCGAAGGACTGGGAGCAGAACTGGAAGACGGTAAAGGCTACACATCCCAACGAAGCTCTAATGTCCCTTCAGAATCTACCGCTCGAGCGTCTACCATTCGTGCTGTGCCCTTCCGCGAGAACCCTCTCTCCCCATCCCTACCTCAAGCAAGCTCCTTTATCCGCCATCGTCGTACCAACACTGCTAGCTCCGGTTCCCAAGGATCGGCTCGATTAGTGCCGGGCAGCAACGCTGGAGTCAGTACAGGGGCAAACGACGGACGAGTTTACGCCACATCCAATGAAACATTCTCCATGCATCCGGCCATTCACCCGCCTCCGACCGTATCTCTTTCAGCCGCCACCTGGTCATCCAACCCTCCATCAACTTACCGTGCAGAGGTTGAAGGTGGCGGTAGCTTGCCGACGTGGTTACATTTTGATGCAAGAGAGCTGGAGCTTTGGGGTGTCCCGCCATTAAGAGCGGTCGGGGAGACGACGACGGTCAGAATTTTGGAGAGATTACCGCGGGATGCGAGAAGAGCAGATCCAATGAGCTTTGGATATGAACCACCgcaggaaaaagaggttGGAAGGGTCATCATCGA GGTGAATGACAAGACGAAGAGTCCACAGTTTGCATTTGAGGGTTCACCGCATGCGCTGTAG
- a CDS encoding hypothetical protein (Match to EST gb|CF192843.1|CF192843), whose product MYGNVGLATARGSGTNGYVTRNTAHLRIREGPPGGQPYGSGYDALLESVSKPPIHRAPDQGILEHERKRRVEVKVMELRDELEEKGMEEDDIEEECSKLRQKLTAQPEQLGGRGLDTHSLAAAKEIEMSRLQRALGVSVNHEEGRAFKRETEEEKAARLAKREERERERIEAAITRERENEKRKQEWEEKERLRRREEYKRRRRD is encoded by the exons ATGTACGGCAACGTAGGCCTTGCGACCGCTCGAGGAAG TGGTACAAACGGTTATGTCACCCGTAACACTGCTCATCTCCGTATCCGAGAAGGTCCACCCGGCGGCCAGCCATATGGTTCCGGCTATGACGCGCTGCTCGAATCTGTATCCAAACCGCCTATCCACCGTGCACCTGACCAAGGTATTTTGGAACATGAACGCAAGCGACGTGTTGAAGTCAAGGTCATGGAGCTTCGAGATGAattggaagaaaagggcatggaggaggacgataTCGAAGAGGAATGCTCTAAATTGAGGCAAAAGTTGACGGCTCAGCCTGAGCAGCTTGGGGGCCGAGGACTGGATACACATTCTCTCGCGGCGGCCAAGGAAATTGAAATGAGTAGATTGCAGAGAGCGTTGGGTGTATCGGTTAATCACGAAGAAGGTCGGGCTTTCAAGAGAGAgactgaagaggaaaaggcagCCAGATTAGcaaagagggaagaaagggagagagagaggattGAGGCTGCCATAACtcgagagagagagaatgagaagaggaaacaagagtgggaggagaaggagaggttgagaagaagagaagagtataagaggagaaggagagattga
- a CDS encoding hypothetical protein (Match to ESTs gb|CF187126.1|CF187126, gb|CF187125.1|CF187125; HMMPfam hit to HMG_CoA_synt, Hydroxymethylglutaryl-coenzyme A synthase, score: 710.6, E(): 8.9e-211), with product MSNFDIPARPSNVGILGMEMYFPKRCISEEQLEEFDGVAKGKYTIGLGMGHMAFTDDKEDINSVALTVVSSLLKKYNVDPRSIGRLDVGTETLIDKSKSTKTLLMNLFAESGNTDIEGIDSKNACYGSTAALFNAVNWIQSESWDGRNAIVMCGDIAIYKEGSARPVGGMGACAMLIGPDAPLVVEPVHGTYMANTWDFYKPDLSAEYPTVDGPLTIAAYLGALDNAYSTYVQKAEASQARAAKKLSLASVTAAVSEVANGIVGAVNGHANGHAETKEDGIAKFDYVCLHSPYGKLVQKGHARMFYNDYLRNPSHPAFANVPEDVKSLDKTKTYTDKVIEKTFIGIAGDHYKSAVIPGKDCVSRCGNMYTASLYGALASVVSSAPEGIEIGKRIGMYAFGSGCAASFYVLKVNGSTKEIADKLNLKARLAAMDVRPCQEYVDALKLREENHNAVKYAPQGSLDNIWPGAYYLEGVDDLYRRTYLQKPESAQV from the exons ATGTCCAACTTTGACATCCCCGCTAGGCCCAGCAACGTCGGTATCCTCGGCATGGAGATGTACTTCCCCAAGAGG TGCATTTCTGAGGAACAGCTCGAGGAGTTTGACGGCGTTGCCAAGGGAAAGTACACTATTGGTCTGGGTATGGGCCACATGGCTTTCACTGACGACAA GGAGGACATCAACTCTGTCGCCTTGACCG tcgtttcttctcttcttaaAAAATACAATGTCGACCCCAGGTCTATCGGTCGCTTGGACGTTGGTACCGAGACCCTTATCGACAAGTCCAAGTCTACCAAGACTCTTCTCATGAACCTCTTCGCCGAGTCTGGTAACACTGACATTGAGGGTATTGATTCCAAGAACGCGTGCTACGGCTCTACCGCCGCCCTTTTCAACGCTGTCAACTGGATTCAGTCTGAAAGCTGGGACGGAAGGAATGCTATTGTCATGTGTGGCGACATTGCCATTTACAAGGAGGGAAGTGCTAGGCCTGTGGGTGGCATGGGTGCTTGTGCCATGTTGATCGGTCCCGATGCGCCTTTGGTGGTTGAGC CCGTCCACGGTACTTACATGGCCAACACCTGGGACTTTTACAAGCCCGACCTTTCCGCGGAATAC CCCACCGTTGACGGGCCCTTAACCATTGCGGCATACCTCGGTGCCCTTGACAACGCCTACTCTACTTACGTCCAGAAGGCTGAGGCTTCCCAGGCTCGTGCCGCCAAGAAGCTCTCTCTTGCTTCTGTGACCGCTGCCGTTTCCGAAGTTGCTAACGGTATCGTCGGAGCCGTCAATGGCCACGCCAATGGCCATGCcgagaccaaggaagaCGGTATCGCCAAGTTTGACTATGTCTGCTTGCACAGCCCTTACGGCAAGCTTGTCCAGAAGGGTCACGCCCGTATGTTCTACAAC GACTACCTCCGAAACCCCTCTCATCCCGCTTTCGCCAACGTCCCTGAGGACGTCAAGTCCCTTGACAAGACTAAGACCTATACCGACAAGGTCATTGAGAAGACTTTTATTGGTATCGCTGGCGACCATTATAAGTCTGCTGTTATCCCTGGCAAGGACTGTGTCTCTCGATGCGGTAACATGTACACTGCTTCTCTTTACGGTGCCCTCGCCTCTGTCGTCTCTTCCGCTCCTGAAGGTATCGAGATTGGCAAGCGAATCGGCATGTACGCCTTTGGTTCTGGTTGTGCCGCTTCTTTCTACGTTCTCAAGGTCAACGGTTCTACCAAGGAAATTGCGGACAAGTTGAACTTGAAGGCGAGATTGGCTGCTATGGACGTCAGGCCTTGTCAGGAATATGTTGATGCTCTCAAG CTCCGAGAGGAGAACCACAACGCTGTCAAGTACGCTCCTCAAGGCTCTCTTGACAACATCTGGCCTGGTGCCTACTACCTCGAGGGTGTTGACGATCTCTACCGACGAACTTACCTTCAAAAGCCTGAATCTGCCCAAGTATAG